TCTTTTGGACACTGCAGCTTTTAGGAGGCTGTCACCCCTCAGGGCACCCAGGAGCTTATTGAGCTCTTTCCCTGCCAGTTGAGATGCAACACAATGTGTTGCTCAGATGTCCTGAGCCACTTCCACGGGTTTTTCTGGAACACGTGGCTGTGCCTCACAGGAAGGAACTTTGGGGAACTGCTCCTGCTGCAACTCGCTCCACCCTGAGGGTGCTGTCAGAGCAAGGAAGTCCCAGCACAAGGCAAAGGGGTTGGAAATAAGTGAGTGATGGAGAACACCAACCGCTGCCTCCTTGGCCTTGAACTCCTTCTCCCGCTGCAGGCGGTACTGCTCGATCTCTGCCTGGGCCTCCTCCTTGGCCTGCTTCAGCCTCCGGTTCTTCCCTGTTCCCAAAGGACAAGCCAAGGCAAGGACAGAAGAGAAAGCACTGAGAGCTGGTTTTCCTAACGCACAGCCATCACCACAGCGTTTGCTCCTTCTGCAGGAGGCATCAGCCAAGCTCCCTCCCTGAGTTTGGTGACCTCAGGAGGAGCCCAGCAAAGCATGGCTGAGCTCACCAAGCCTGAGCTTTCTGCACTGAGCAGTGCAGAGCATCTCGGAGTGTGTGGATGCATCAGGCAACATCTGGCTTTACTCACAGAATGAGTctcagactggtttgggttgaaggaacattaaagctcatcccattccatcccctgccatggcagggacacctcccaccatcccaggctgctcccagccctgtccagcctggccttgggcactgccagggatccaggggcagccccagctgctctgggcaccctgtgccagggcctgcccaccctgccagggaacaattcctgcccaagatcccatgTAACCCCACCCTCTGGCACTTTCCAtacaaaaagtccctctccctccttttcaaAAGCCTCTTTAAGGCCTTGAAAGGGGTTCTGAGGTctctctggagccttctctccagatgaacacccccagctccctcagcctggttccagagcagagggggtccagcccttggagcagctctggggcctcctctggatctctccagcagctccaggtgctccctgtgctggttccagggctgggggaatCCCCGCTGCTCCCCCGCCCTCAGCGCCGGGCCGCACGGCCTCAGGGGGCCGCGCCGGGACAGGCCAaaccgggccgggccgggctccccCGCCACCACACCCCCAGCGGCGGGGCCTGGAGGAGCCGGGCAGTGCCGTACTCACTCTTGCGGGCCTCGGCCACCTTCTCCGCGGCGCGCTTCTcggcctgcagcagctgctggatgcCCTGCGACTGGCTCGCCATGGCGGCCGCTCCGTCCGGCCGGCCGCGGCAGCGTCACTGCGTCACGCGGGACACGCCCACCCGCGCCGGTCACGCCCCCCGGCCACGCCCCCTCATTGGATAATCCCTGGCGCGCCTGGGGCCTAAGCCCCGCCCATCATTCAGCTCCCGCCGCTTGGCCCCGCCCACTGACGCCATAATGATTTAGCTCCGCCCCGCTGGTGCTTGGCCACGCCCCCATGGCgccaggccacgcccctttaTTCGTGAGGGGAGCCCCTGGCAAGGCCGGGTGTGGCCTCGCTGTCCCCTTCCTGAGCCCTTTCCTAACCCTAACCCTGTCACAAAATCCACTAAAACCCCCGCAGGAATGCGCTAATGGAGTTTGGTTTTGTGTCTAACCGCTGGAAGTGCGGCAGCCCGCGGATGAGCAGTGACAAGAGCACCAGGGATGCTCGTGGGCTGTGGCATCTCCCCGCTGCTGGCATGGCGGGTgtcacccccagcacagagccacTGGTGCTCACAGGACTTTACAATTATCCTGGACAACCTTTGCCAGGGGCTCCCAGAGAGCCAAGTGTCCCCCGACCATCCCCACACTTCTCCCCATCCCTCACCCATCACATCCCAGGGGCCATTGAAAGCCCTGAGcgcagctccctcagcacttTCGGAGCATAAATTACAATTATTGTCAAATAATATCGCTCTGATGAAGCCTCAGAGCCAGGACAGTGACTCATCGCTGCCGGGAGAGGCGGGGGGACTGCCGGTCCGCCTCCTCCATCCCCCGTGATGGAAGGGACAGGAGACAATGAATCAAATGCATATTTATAGTGCTGAATAGGAATTATGAGTGTTTTCAGGGTGACCTTCAGCTGGGCCCAGCGATCAAGTGAATAGACTTGGCGTGCCCATCCATTCAGGGGGATATTTGCTTCAGTAGAAGATGAAAGATGGGGAAAAGAGCTCGGAGCAGAATTCGGGAGTTTGAAGGAAggctgggatgctgggatggggcactgggagccactgggagtAAAAGGATGAGCTGTGGCATCACAgccgggctgtgctggcagaaggAAAACCCAGGAGATCTGGTCCTGCATCATCTGTCAGAgatggggcagctccagccccgggGACACgctcaggagctgtgctggttgTCAGGGAACAGGggaaatcatagaatggtttaggcTGGAAGGGGCCTCACTGAGTTCCAGCCCACCC
This genomic window from Poecile atricapillus isolate bPoeAtr1 chromosome 20, bPoeAtr1.hap1, whole genome shotgun sequence contains:
- the ATP6V1G1 gene encoding V-type proton ATPase subunit G 1, producing the protein MASQSQGIQQLLQAEKRAAEKVAEARKRKNRRLKQAKEEAQAEIEQYRLQREKEFKAKEAAALGSHGSCTTEVEKETQEKMSVIQQNFQKNREVVMSQLLSLVCDIKPEIHVNYRING